The DNA window GCAGGATTTCCTTGGCAATTTTGCTGGAAATAGTGCCTTTGTCGATCAGACCAATCAGCTCCGCCAGGGTTTCCGGCTTCAGGGCAATATCGGGGTAGTCCAGCTTGTGGGTGTTCAGGTAGCTGGCAATGTCACTCATCATCCAGTTGGCGGCAGCTTTCGGATCCGCCCCGGCGGCGATCACCGCTTCAAAATACTCAGCCGTATTGCGTTCGTCGCTGAGATAACGGGCATCATAGACCGACAGGCCATACTCCTCTTGATAGCGTCTCCGTTTCACACTGGGCAGTTCCGGCAGTTCTGCTTTCCAGCGGGCTTTTTGAGCCTCTGTGACGCGAATGGGCAGCAGATCCGGTTCGGGGAAATAACGGTAATCGCTGGATCCCTCTTTTTTGCGCATGCTGATGGTGCGCTGGCTGTTCTCTTCCCAAAGGCGGGTTTCCTGAACAATCGGTTCGCCTGCTTCGACAGCTTTGACTTGGCGGTTGAATTCGTACTCAATGGCCCGTTGAATGGCGTTGAAGGAGTTCATGTTTTTGATTTCTACCTTCGTGCCAAAGGTTTCAGAACCTACGGGACGCACCGAGATATTGACGTCACAGCGCATGGATCCCTCTTGTAGGTTGCCGTCGCAGAGTCCGGCGTAACGCAGAATACGACGCAGTTCTTGTACGTACTCTGCTGCTTCTTCCCCGGTACGAATATCCGGTTCACTGACAATTTCAATTAGGGGTACCCCGGCACGGTTGAAGTCCACCAGCGAATAACTGGATCCCGAGAGGCGATCGCTGCCAGCATGAACCAATTTGCCCGCATCTTCTTCCATGTGGAGGCGGGTGATGCCAATGCGCTTGGTGCGACCATCACTGAGTTGAATTTCGATCCAGCCCTGGGTGGCAATGGGTAGATCATATTGCGAGATTTGGTAGTTCTTAGGCAAGTCGGGATAAAAGTACTGCTTGCGGTCGAACTTGCTGTAGGGGGCAATGGTGCAATTGAGGGCCAACCCCGCTTTGACAGCATACTCCAGCACTTTTTCATTCAAAACCGGCAAAGTTCCAGGCAAGCCCATACAGATGGGGTCGATTTGGGTGTTGGGAGGGGCGCCAAATTCAGTTGCACTGCTGGAGAAGATCTTGGTTTTGGTACTGAGCTGGCAGTGAACTTCCAACCCAATCACGGCTTCGTATTGCACTTTGGCGGGGGCAGCAGCAGTCATGGGCACCAAAAGATTGCAGTGTACCTATTCTAGTGTTAGAGCGTCAGCTCTGAAGGGGGGACATGCCCAGCAAGCTTGGTTGGTCAAGCTTTTCTGACTATCACTCCACAACCCTCTGGCCTTCACCAAGAAGCACTGCTGCTCTACGCACAACGGGTAGATCAAGCATGGAGTCATCCTGACTGTGCTTCGTTTATTTTGAGCATGCGGACTTTATTGCTCTACTGAGATGAAGCATGAGAAATTGCTCCATGGAAAGCCATTACCTTCCTGATCCCGACCCTTCTAGGGATCCAATCTCTTCTGGGCTTGAAGTGGAAGTGACGGAAGTTCCTACGTCGGAGAGATGATGACTTTGATTACTTTCTAGTAAGGCTGTGGCAGCGCGACTCGGCTGACCCCACAGCACCTGTTCCTGTCGATAAATGACAATGCCCGGCGGGGATCCCTTGGGTTTGAAAACCTGTTTGGGGCGGGTATAGACCACTGGCACCTGATCGCTGAGGCGACCGCGACTAAAATGAGCCGCCAAATCGGCAGCCGCCTGGAGATCTTCCGGTTCGGCAACAGCACCAGGCGGCAAACGCAGTAACACATGGCTACCCGGGATCTCTTGGGCATGAAACCACCAATCCTGCTCTTGGGCGAGGCGGAAGGTGAGCTGATCATTTTGCAGGTTGTTGCGTCCCACCCAGATTGGGAAACCACTGGGACTGGTGAAGCAATGGGGGGTAAGGGGTTCCGGTTGAGTCTGCTTTGGAGAGATGCGCTCTGGATTTTCCAAGTAGTGCTGTTGGATCAGTTCTTCCTCGATCTCCTTAAGGGTGGAGAGATCCTGGGGATCCCGGTAGGGTTCTAGATGTTGCAGGGCGGACTCCACCTGTTCCAGGTAGAGAATTTCTTGGTTGACGGTTTCCAGTAGGGGCCAGACGGCTTCTTGGGCACGTTTTTGCTTACGGTGCTTGCGGTAATAGGACTGGGCATTGAGAATGGCATTTTTCTCCGGGTCAAGCGGGATCTGGATGGATTGCCCTGTTGCAAAGTCCGGCAGTTCAATGTGAGTCATACCCGGTTGCCAAAGGTGCAAGTGAGCCATGAGCAGATCTGCCGCCTGCTTAGCGTTGTCCGCCTGGGTTGAGTCGGCAAGCATAGCTTCAAACTGCTGGCGCCGTTGATAGAGTTTTTTCAGAAGGCTGGAGAGTTTTTGCAGAAGCCGATGGCGTTCTCGCCCAAAGGATTCACGCTCCAACTGAGCTTGGTAGTAGGTCTCCAACAGCTGGTGTAAATCTGCTTTCGGGGCTGAGGGATCCTTTCCTGCTGCATCTCCTTGACCTGTCCAGCCAAGAACGTTGTAGCCGGTAGGGGTCATAACCGGTTCAAAATGGCTCTGTTCCAGACGAGTGAGCCAGTCTTGCCACATCCGAAACAAGGCTTGCCAGGCGTGTGTCGTCAGTTGATCGCTAGGAGTTTGCGGCGGGATCCCGGACTCCACACACATCGCTTCTGCCAAGTGCCGACTGAGTCCCCGGTAAGAACGGAATAACCGTTGGCTGATGGGACCAGGGATCAAGGCTACCCGTTCTTGCCATTGGGAAAAGGGTTCTGAGAGGGTTGGGATCGGATCCATGAGGGCAGGAGGAGCCTCGTAAACCAAACCCGGCTGCACCGGACGCACCCGTGACTGGCGTTCACTCACCCCGTGGCCGCTGGCCAAGATCATCCCGGCTTCATCCACCAAGACAGCATTGCTGTATTTCCCCATCACCTCTAGGTAAAGATGACGTTGCGGCGGATCCCCAGGTCGCGGGGCAAAGCGGCAATCCACCACCCGTTCCCACTCATCCAGCAAAATCAGCTCTGTTAGGGCCAAGCCCTTCAGCTGCCGTTGCAGGACTTGGCTAAATTGAAAGGGATCCGGCCCTTTGGCAGGAGGTTGGCAGAGGTGAATCCGCGCCGCCTGCGGATGCCAACACAGCAACAGACACAGACGGGTCTTAAGGGTGCGCAGACCCAGGATGACCGTCCACAGATCCGTCTGTTGGATCCATTCCAAACGAGCAGGCAATAGGGGATCCCGATTTTCCTTGCTCCGGGTGAGATCCGCCTGCAGGGCCCGCAGGGTGGTTAGATCGACAGGTTGCATCGCCTGTGTCCCCTCTTGAGATCAAGAGATCAAGTCAAGAGATCAAGGCTTAACCTGGCTAGAAGCCCATTAAGCGAGCGACTGTGGCCGGATCAGCCTCAACTCCCGTGTGGATTTGGGTTTGTCCCTGTTGGGTGGCGGTATCTGGATCTTTCAGGCCATTCCCCGTCAGTACACACACCACCCGCGCCCCCACCGGCACCTGATCCCGCCATTTCAACAATCCGGCGACGGAAGCAGCACTGGCAGGCTCACAAAAGACCCCTTCTTCCGCAGCCAACAGGCGATAGGCAGCCAGGATCTCTTCATCGGTAACACTATCTACCTGTCCACCACTCACCTGCACAGACGCCTTCGCTTTCACCCAACTGGCGGGGTTGCCAATGCGAATGGCAGTGGCCACGGTTTCTGGGTGCTCCACGACGCGATTCAAGACAATGGGCGCTGCACCGGCGGCCTCAAAGCCGTGTAACCGGGGTCGTTGGGTTGCCTTACCCTGCTGAAAATACTGGCTAAACCCCATCCAGTAGGCGGTGATGTTGCCGGCATTGCCCACTGGAATACAGAGCCAATCAGGGGCATCTCCAAGGGCATCCACCACTTCAAAAGCAGCCGTTTTTTGTCCTTCCAACCGGAAGCGGTTAACGGAGTTCACCAGAGCAATCGGATAGTGTTCCGAGATCTGACGTACCATTTCCAGAGCCCGGTCGAAGTTACCCTTGATGGCGATGATCTCAGCGCCGTACATCAAAGTTTGCGCCAGCTTGCCTTTGGCCACGTAGCCATCTGGGATCAACACATAAGCTCGCATCCCTCCTTTAGCAGCAAAAGCAGCAGCGGCGGCTGAGGTATTGCCTGTGCTGGCGCAAATGATGGCCTCTGCTCCTGCCTCTTTGGCCTTGGAGACGGCCATGGTCATGCCCCGATCCTTAAAGCTGCCGGTGGGATTGAGACCATCCAACTTCAGATACACCTGACAGTCTCGTCCAAGGCGTTGACTGAGAGCCGGAGAAGGGATCAGAGGAGTATTGCCCTCATGCAAGGTGACAATAGGGGTGGCAGCGCTGACAGGGAGCCATTCCCGGTAGTGCTGGATCAGGCCAGGCCAAAGTCGGACTTGAGACTGTGGCCCACCAAGGCGAGGGGGATGGGTGGGGTTCAGGGTCACCATGCAGCAGGAAACGCCAGGGCTGGGAAGAAGAGTTGCTTCTTAACTGTAGCTGGTCGTGTCGGTGCTGCGAAGCACCGAGAAGGATCCCGACTAGAACGGTGAGGATGAGTTTGGGCTTGGCTTATGATGATCTAGGTTCAAACTGGGAGGTCTGTGTCGTGATCGAGCCGATTCTGTTGGGGATCGTTCTGGGAATGGTGGTGGTCACTTTGGCCGGGTTGTTTGTGGCGGCCTACATGCAGTACCAGCGCGGCAACAAGTTGGGTTTGTAAGTTGGGTTGGTAGAGACTGACTTTGCCCACTGAGGGAGTCTAAGTCCTGATCGGGAGATTGAGTGAGGTGGCATGGCAATGCACTGGCTGCGCACTGTTACTGCTTTGCGGGAGCACGTGGCTGCCTGGCGGGGATCCACAGTTGGGTTGGTACCCACCATGGGATCCCTGCACGAGGGCCATCTCAGCCTAATCCGGCGCTGCCGCCAGGAATGTGAGGTTACGGTCGTCAGCATTTTTGTCAATCCGCTGCAATTTGGCCCAGCCGAGGACTTGGAACGTTATCCCCGCAACCTAGAAGCGGATCGGGCTATGTGTGAGGCGGCTGGTGTTGATGCTGTATTTGCCCCAGATCCGGAGGAAATGTGGGCAGATCAGGGCAGCGGAGCCGATCGCACCTGGGTAATGCCGCCGGACTCGCTGTTGAAAACCTTGTGTGCGCCCCATCGCCCTGGCCATTTTCGTGGCGTGGCGACCATTGTGCTGCAACTGCTGCATTTGGTTCAGCCCCAACGAGCCTACTTTGGCCAAAAAGATGCCCAGCAATTGGCAATTCTTCAGCGTATGGTTGAGGATCTCCAGCTACCGGTTACCCTTGTGCCTTGCCCAACGGTGCGGGATCCCGATGGCTTGGCTCTGAGTTCCCGCAATCAGTATCTTTCCACTTCTGAGCGGCAGGTGGCCTTGGGGCTTTACCGAGCGTTGCGGCGGGGATACGAGCACTGGCGAGCGGGGGATCCCTCTGCGGAAGGGATCCTGGCTGCGGCCCAAGCCGAACTGAGCCGCTATCCACAGTTGCAACTGCAATATTTGGAATTGGTGCATCCACAAACCCTCCAACCTTTGCAACGCGTTGATTCCCAAGGGCTGCTGGCTGCTGCCGCCTATGTGGGGCAAACGCGCTTGATCGACAATCTGTTGCTGAGTGTCACTCAGGAAAGTGCTGCTCAGGAAAAGGAAGCCCAGCCCCCCGAAGAACCTCACCCAGAAGGGCTAGCATTTCCATTCGGTGCTTCTGCCGCCCCACGGCGCCCTTTGATCGCCATCGATGGTCCCGCTGGAGCTGGAAAATCGACAGTGGCCCGGGCCGTGGCTGCCCAACTGCACCTGTTGTATCTGGATACGGGGGCGATGTATCGGGCGATCACCTGGCTGGCCCTACAACGGGGGATCCCTCTGGATGATGCCGAACAACTGACCCAACTGGCTGCCCAAACCCAACTTTCCCTCAAAAGTGGCAACTCCTCGGTAGAACCCACCCGCATCTGGGCCAATGGAGAAGAAATTACGCAAGCAATCCGCTCGCCGGAGGTGACCCGCTGGGTGTCACAGGTTTCCGCGGTGCCAGGGGTGCGGCAGGAATTGGTGAAGCGGCAACGCAGCATGGGACGGGATGGAGGTGCTGTCTTGGAGGGGCGGGATATCGGCACCCATGTCTTTCCAGATGCGGAACTAAAGGTATTTTTAACGGCTTCGGTGGAAGAACGGGCCCAACGGCGACAACATCAGCTACAAGCCCAGGGGCAACAGGTGGCTTTGGAGGAGTTAGAAGCGCAAATCCAGCAGCGGGATCGCCGCGACAGCGAACGGACCATTTCCCCCCTGCGCCCCGCCCCCGATGCCATTTTGATCGATACTGATCACCTGAGCCAGTCGGAGGTTCAAGACAAGATCGTCATGCTTTACCAGCAGCTTTTGGCCCGCTCCAGTACACCGCGTTTTGACCAGTAAGGCTTCTGGAGGTGCAAAGCTGGGAGGGGATCCCAGACTGAGTGCGACGCTCCGGCAAAATCGCTAAGGTGCTGGGATGGATTGATTGGGCCTCTGCTGTCTCAACTCTGCTCTGAACAACCTTCATGGTTAATGCACTTTTCTTGGCCTTCTTGCTCCTCCTTTCAGGGGCCTGTTCTGGGGCAGAAACCGCCATCACGGCCATGGACAACCTGCGTTTGGAATCCCTAATCGAGGAACAAGGGGATCCTCAAGGTTTGTATCGCTTGGCCCAGCAGCAGCGCTCGCGGCTGATCACCACCCTGTTGCTGGTGAATAACTTCGTCAATATCGGCATTGCCGCCTTGGCGACGACGATTTCGATTCAATGGCTGGGATCCCAAATCGGGGCTCTGGCTGCCACAGTACCGACCACGATTGTGGTGCTCTTGTTCGGAGAGGTAGCACCCAAATCCTTGGCGGTTAGCCATCCCCTAGGGGTATTCCGTTGGGTGGTGCGGCCCGTACATGCCCTGTCGGTGTTGCTCCGCCCTTTTATTCAGGCGTTTGAGTGGATTGTCAGCAAGCTCTTTAACCTGCTGGAACTGTCCCCGTTGACGGCAACGGCTTCCCTCAAGGATCTGGAGCTATTAATTGATGTGTTGGGGCAGCGGGGACTGCTGGACTGGCAAAAACGGCGGTTGTTTCGGGGGGCCTTGGCTCTGGACATGATCCAGGCGCGGGATGTGGCCAAGCCGAGGGTGAAGATGGAGACAATCTCCCACGATAAAACCCTGCAGGATGTGGTGAAGCTATGCCTAGAGACGGGCTACTCCCGCATCCCGGTGCAGGGAGAATCTAAGGATGAAATTGTCGGGATCATTCATCTGAAGCAGGCTCTACGCCATCTCGATCAAAAGGGAAATGGGGAAGTGACCAAGGCCATGTCACCCCCCTTTTTTGTGCCGGATACCAAGCGCATCAGCTCGTTACTTAAAGAAATGCTGCGGTCTCGCCAACACCTGGGTATTGTGGTGGATGAGTTTGGCGGCACCACCGGCCTGATTACGCTGGAGGATGTCTTGGAGGAGTTGGTGGGCGATATTTACGATGAGAGCGATCTCTCCCCGCTGCTATTGCAGCGACAACGGCGGCAAAGTTCTTCCGCTTCCAGTTAGAGATTTTAGCTTAGACAATCAGTCTTTGATGGGATCCCCCTCACCTTCCCCGCAGGAAGGGTTAGCCATAGAAATCCCAAACCTCCTGCAATAAGGTTTCTCGCTCCTCTGCTGAGGCTCTAAGCAGGGTTAGGGGATCCCCTGTGGGGAAAAAGCTGCCTACCCCCCAGCCCAAAGCCCTCGGACAAGCGGTTTTGGCTTGTAGGGATCCCGCCAAGGTGATGCCCTGCCAGGTGCCAATCAGGGTTTCTAGGGCGGAAGAAAACACCAGATCCTGTCCCGGATGTTGGTCGATCTCCGCCTGAACAGCCCGACGGGATCCGATCAGGGAGGGTTTAACCACAAGGATACCAGGCCACCGGCGCAGCGCTCGGAATTGGCTGAGTTGGGCGACAGATTCATCCAGCGCAATCGGGGTTTGGTAGTCTTGGCTCAGTTGCAGGAGTTCTGTGGGGTGATGGGGAGATAGGGGTTGTTCCAGAAACTCGATGCGTCCGGGGCTGTGGTGATTCACCTGATCACAAAGGGTCAACCACTCGCGGGCCTCTCGATCGGTCAACCCCCCATTGGCATCCAAGCGGAGGCGACAGTCCTGGGGCCACTGCTGGATCAAATTGATCAGCTCTGTGAACACTTGCCATTCCCGCTGCCACTCCCCAACGCCAATTTTCCACTTCAATACCCGATACCCCTGTTCATAAAGGGATCCCGCTTCGGTTAAGGCTGCCTCTCCGGCAGGAAGTAGCCCACAGAAGGCTAGATCGGAGAGATCTTTGTGGAACCCATCGGGATCCTGGAGGGCCAACCCAGCCGATTCAAACCCAAATTGGCAGGCGGGCAAAGTGTCTGGGATCCCGAACAGGTGCGTCACGGAAATCTGCTCGGGTAACTGCCGGCACCACTCCAGAGCTTGCTCCAGGGTTTCGCTGCCAAACCAGGGGATGGGGGCAATTTCACCGTAGCGGTGGAGACCTGAATGGGTATCCGTGAGGCGAATCAGGATCCCTTTCCGCACAGACCAGAGGCCGTGGTGGGTGAGTAAGGGCTGTCGGAATGGGCATTGATAGGGGCGAAACTCGAACTTTAGATCAGTCAGCATCTTGATTTATGATCGCCTGGAAGCATCCCGGACTCCACCATGTACCCTTCTTCCGCTCTCGATGAAATCCGGATCCCGGATCCTCCCGCCCAAGTCCGCTGGGCTCGCCGAGTGCTTTGGATGATTGGGCTCACCTTGCTGGTACTCATGGCCCTGTGCCTACTCAACATTTCCGTGGATTGGAACCGAGTCGCCAGTGGTTTGCAACGGAACTTAACTCCTCTGCTACGGGGCTTTAGTCGTCCATCAGGGGCAGTTTTTAATTTGGCAGTGCAGCGGATGTTTGAGTCCTTCAATATGGCGGTGGTGGGTACCACAATTGGGGGCATTCTTTCTTTTCCACTGTCTTTCTTGGCGTCCTCCAGTTTGTTGGGATCCGGGCGCTTGGCCATTCCTGGAAAAGCTTTCTTAGCCGGGATCCGCACCTTTCCAGAATTGTTATTGGGCATTATTTTTGTCTCTTCCTTTGGGCCGGGACAATTAGCAGGAATCATGGCGGTAGGGATTAACTCGATTGGCTTTTTGGGGAAGGTCTTTGCCGATATTATTGAAGGGATCGATCCAGGCCCCAGTGAGGCCCTGTTGGCGACGGGAGCTTCTCCTTTGCATGTCTTTCGCTATGCGGTGATCCCACAGGTTCTACCTGAGTTTCTCTCGACAGTGCTGTATCGTTTTGAAGTGAATTTACGATCTTCTGCCACGTTGGGTTTGGTGGGAGCAGGTGGCGTGGGGGTATTGCTGGTGCAGCGTATTCAGTTTCGCCGTTGGGAAGAGATCTCTACTATTTTGTTGGTGATTGTTGCCTTTGTCATTGTGGTGGATACCTTGAGCAGTTTTTTGCGTAAGAAATTGGTGTAAATGCTTTTTCGGATTGACCTGTAGCAGGGATCCCAATTCACCAAAACAGATCAACTTTTTGTTAGACTTCCTATGTAAGCTCGCCAACCTCCCCAAGCCGTAATTTCTACCTGTCCTTCGCACAGATAGGGTTCTGCTAAGATCCCTAAAACTTCTGTTCCATCTGACAACAGAATGCGTCCTACCGATAAGCCGGGTGGCTCTTGCAGAAGCAGCTGACTTAATCCGAGGGCGGGAATTTCCCAGAGTTCCAAAGCAATTGTGGATCCCCCTTGGCGCACCCTCACCATGCCTGGATAAATATCCCGAATCGACCAAAGCCGGTAACAGGGGGCTGTTTGGGCTTCTCGCAAAAAGGTTGCGCCGATTTGGATCAGGTTCCTATTTAAGGCCAAGCCCCGCATGAGGGTGCCATTCACTGCCAACTGAACTTGATTCAAACTCACGGTTTACTCCCATTGCCCAAGCAGGAGGCAGGCTATCATGGTCAGGGCTCAGGAGGAAACTGCATGGATGCAAAGTTGATTGTGGTGGGAGTTGCCATTGCCCTCTCTTTGGCGACCTTTTACTTCGGCACCCGTAACGGCTTCTACAACACCGACAAGTACCACGGGAACGGCTCTGCCCATTGATTCTGCCTGTTGAGTCTGGGCTCTTGTAGGAGTGCGTGTGTGGATCCCTTGCCCAAGCGAACTACCCTCCAGAATACAGGTGATGCCGGAGAGAACTGGGTGCGGCAATACCTGGGTCGGCAGGGTTGGCAGATCCTAGCTCAGCAGTGGCGCTGTCGTTGGGGGGAGTTGGATTTGGTCGCCGCTAGGGCAGGGGTACTGGCTTTTGTCGAGGTGAAAACCCGTAGCTCCGGTAGCTGGGATCAAGTTGGGCTTTTGGCGGTTGGGATCCTCAAACAGCGACGTTTGATTCGAGCTGCTCAAGCCTTTTTGAGCCAACATCCCCATCTGTCTGAGTGGCCTTGCCGCTTTGATGTTGCTTTGGTGGAACGTCGGACTTCTCAAGAGGGAACGGGCTACGCCTTGGTTGACTATCGGGAAGGAGCTTTTGAGCTTTATTGAAGCCGAGACAGGATAGGCTAAGGCGGATCGCGGATCGTTGTATGGAGAAGCAGCGATGTTGGCTTACCCCAGGCTGGTTATCCCCGGCAAGCTGAATGTGAAGGCGGGCCTAGTGATGCTTTTAGTGGTGCTGGGATCCCGGTTGGCAGCGGGGCAACTTTTTTCGCAAATTTTACTCTTGGGGGGGATGTTACACCCAGCCTCTTGGGCCTTAGTGGCGTTAACAGGATTGGAAGGTTAGCGTTGGCTAGGCAATATCGGCGCACTGGCGGTTGCTGGGGTCGTGCTGCTGTTATTTGGTCACTTGGCTTGGGCTACCTACTGCTCGGTGCGAGCTATTCAAAAGCTGACCCAACCCCGCCCCCCCATCAAATCCTGAGGCAGTTGGGGAAAACTGAGAAAACGTTTAAGATCGTTAACATCGTGAATTCATAGGTAATGCTCGGCATGGCTGTGCGAGAGGATGTATTTTTTGAGGGTGGCCCTCATAGTGGCGATTTGGTGTTGAACTCTTTCATTGGAGCCACGCTTGTCGGTTTGCCTCTGTTTGTCGGGGCTTTGGTGCGCAAGCTTTGGGTGCACTATCGCATTACCAACCGCCGCATTACCGTGATCGGGGGCTGGGGAGGCAAGGAGCGCTCCGATATCATCTACAGCGAAATTGCCAAAGTGGTCACCGTGCCACGGGGCTGGGGAGCTTGGGGAGATATGGTACTTACCCTCAAGGATGGCAGCCGCTTGGAAATGCGGGCACTACCTCGATTCCGGGAAATTTACAACTACATCAACGAGCGGATTGATGAGAAAGCCAAACAGGTGAGTGGCCCGATCGGCAAGCAGAAGCGCCCCGTCAAATCCTGAGAATTCCCATTGCTCAGCACCCCATCCCTATGGCATCTGCACCCCTAGACGGCAGGGATCCCCTTTGGCCTGAGCGTATGGCTTTGGTACACGAGTATCTCATCCAAGCGGGTGGCTCAGAGAAGGTGGTGCAGGCGTTAACGGCTTTTGCTCCGCAAGCCCCTCTTTACGTCAGTCTCTTCTCGCCCCACACCATGCCCTCTGCCTGGCAAGAGTTGGAGATTCACACCTCCTTTTTGCAAGGTTGGGCCAAACGCCTAGGGGTGCTACGCCGGGATTACCATGCCCGTCTCAAGTACCTTCTGCCCTGGATGCCCCTGGCCTACGAGAGTTTTGACTTCTCAGGCTATGACTGTGTGATCTCCAGTAGCCATGCTTTTGCCAAGGGGATCCTCACGGGGGAACAAACCCTTCACCTCAGCTACATCCACAGTCCGACCCGTTATCTCTGGGAAAACCGGGAGTTGTACCTGGAGCGGGGAGGACTGGGTGGCGGTGGGCATCACAGGTGGATTCGACCTGCTTATGTTCTGAGCCAATGGTTGCTCCACCGACTGCGGCAGTGGGACGTTTTGGCAGCCCAGCGCCCGGATCTACTAATTGCTAACTCCCAGCACATTCGCCGCCGCATCTACAAAACCTATCGCCGGGATGCTGTGGTCATCCATCCGCCAGTGCCGTTAGAGGGGTTTCAGCCGGTTGCGGATCCCAGTGCCGACTACGATCTGGTGGTGGGCCGTCTGGTTCCTTACAAGCGGGTGGATCTGGCGATTGCCGCCTGTGAACGGCTAGGTCGTCGCTTGCTGATTGTGGGCGAAGGGCCGGAGCTTTCTCGATTAAAAGCCTTGGCAGGGCCGTTGGTGGAATTTCTACCCCATCAACCCCAAGCCCGCCTCCAAGAACTCTTTGCCCACTGCCGCACGCTGCTGTTTCCTTGGGTGGAGGATTTTGGGTTGGTACCTGTAGAAGCCCAAGCCTGTGGCCGCCCGGTCATTGCCCTCAACCGGGGAGGCACTCAGGAAACGGTCATCCATGGGGAAACCGGGATCCACATCCCAGAGGCCAGCGTC is part of the Thermostichus vulcanus str. 'Rupite' genome and encodes:
- the petG gene encoding cytochrome b6-f complex subunit V is translated as MIEPILLGIVLGMVVVTLAGLFVAAYMQYQRGNKLGL
- the gatB gene encoding Asp-tRNA(Asn)/Glu-tRNA(Gln) amidotransferase subunit GatB → MTAAAPAKVQYEAVIGLEVHCQLSTKTKIFSSSATEFGAPPNTQIDPICMGLPGTLPVLNEKVLEYAVKAGLALNCTIAPYSKFDRKQYFYPDLPKNYQISQYDLPIATQGWIEIQLSDGRTKRIGITRLHMEEDAGKLVHAGSDRLSGSSYSLVDFNRAGVPLIEIVSEPDIRTGEEAAEYVQELRRILRYAGLCDGNLQEGSMRCDVNISVRPVGSETFGTKVEIKNMNSFNAIQRAIEYEFNRQVKAVEAGEPIVQETRLWEENSQRTISMRKKEGSSDYRYFPEPDLLPIRVTEAQKARWKAELPELPSVKRRRYQEEYGLSVYDARYLSDERNTAEYFEAVIAAGADPKAAANWMMSDIASYLNTHKLDYPDIALKPETLAELIGLIDKGTISSKIAKEILPELLEKGGSAQALVEAKGMTQISDRDALEKMITEVIAENPSQLQEYRNGKSKLFGYFVGQLMKKTQGRADPKLANDLLKQHLDG
- a CDS encoding bifunctional pantoate--beta-alanine ligase/(d)CMP kinase, with product MHWLRTVTALREHVAAWRGSTVGLVPTMGSLHEGHLSLIRRCRQECEVTVVSIFVNPLQFGPAEDLERYPRNLEADRAMCEAAGVDAVFAPDPEEMWADQGSGADRTWVMPPDSLLKTLCAPHRPGHFRGVATIVLQLLHLVQPQRAYFGQKDAQQLAILQRMVEDLQLPVTLVPCPTVRDPDGLALSSRNQYLSTSERQVALGLYRALRRGYEHWRAGDPSAEGILAAAQAELSRYPQLQLQYLELVHPQTLQPLQRVDSQGLLAAAAYVGQTRLIDNLLLSVTQESAAQEKEAQPPEEPHPEGLAFPFGASAAPRRPLIAIDGPAGAGKSTVARAVAAQLHLLYLDTGAMYRAITWLALQRGIPLDDAEQLTQLAAQTQLSLKSGNSSVEPTRIWANGEEITQAIRSPEVTRWVSQVSAVPGVRQELVKRQRSMGRDGGAVLEGRDIGTHVFPDAELKVFLTASVEERAQRRQHQLQAQGQQVALEELEAQIQQRDRRDSERTISPLRPAPDAILIDTDHLSQSEVQDKIVMLYQQLLARSSTPRFDQ
- a CDS encoding Rqc2 family fibronectin-binding protein, which translates into the protein MQPVDLTTLRALQADLTRSKENRDPLLPARLEWIQQTDLWTVILGLRTLKTRLCLLLCWHPQAARIHLCQPPAKGPDPFQFSQVLQRQLKGLALTELILLDEWERVVDCRFAPRPGDPPQRHLYLEVMGKYSNAVLVDEAGMILASGHGVSERQSRVRPVQPGLVYEAPPALMDPIPTLSEPFSQWQERVALIPGPISQRLFRSYRGLSRHLAEAMCVESGIPPQTPSDQLTTHAWQALFRMWQDWLTRLEQSHFEPVMTPTGYNVLGWTGQGDAAGKDPSAPKADLHQLLETYYQAQLERESFGRERHRLLQKLSSLLKKLYQRRQQFEAMLADSTQADNAKQAADLLMAHLHLWQPGMTHIELPDFATGQSIQIPLDPEKNAILNAQSYYRKHRKQKRAQEAVWPLLETVNQEILYLEQVESALQHLEPYRDPQDLSTLKEIEEELIQQHYLENPERISPKQTQPEPLTPHCFTSPSGFPIWVGRNNLQNDQLTFRLAQEQDWWFHAQEIPGSHVLLRLPPGAVAEPEDLQAAADLAAHFSRGRLSDQVPVVYTRPKQVFKPKGSPPGIVIYRQEQVLWGQPSRAATALLESNQSHHLSDVGTSVTSTSSPEEIGSLEGSGSGR
- a CDS encoding hemolysin family protein, which produces MVNALFLAFLLLLSGACSGAETAITAMDNLRLESLIEEQGDPQGLYRLAQQQRSRLITTLLLVNNFVNIGIAALATTISIQWLGSQIGALAATVPTTIVVLLFGEVAPKSLAVSHPLGVFRWVVRPVHALSVLLRPFIQAFEWIVSKLFNLLELSPLTATASLKDLELLIDVLGQRGLLDWQKRRLFRGALALDMIQARDVAKPRVKMETISHDKTLQDVVKLCLETGYSRIPVQGESKDEIVGIIHLKQALRHLDQKGNGEVTKAMSPPFFVPDTKRISSLLKEMLRSRQHLGIVVDEFGGTTGLITLEDVLEELVGDIYDESDLSPLLLQRQRRQSSSASS
- a CDS encoding o-succinylbenzoate synthase, with the translated sequence MLTDLKFEFRPYQCPFRQPLLTHHGLWSVRKGILIRLTDTHSGLHRYGEIAPIPWFGSETLEQALEWCRQLPEQISVTHLFGIPDTLPACQFGFESAGLALQDPDGFHKDLSDLAFCGLLPAGEAALTEAGSLYEQGYRVLKWKIGVGEWQREWQVFTELINLIQQWPQDCRLRLDANGGLTDREAREWLTLCDQVNHHSPGRIEFLEQPLSPHHPTELLQLSQDYQTPIALDESVAQLSQFRALRRWPGILVVKPSLIGSRRAVQAEIDQHPGQDLVFSSALETLIGTWQGITLAGSLQAKTACPRALGWGVGSFFPTGDPLTLLRASAEERETLLQEVWDFYG
- the thrC gene encoding threonine synthase, giving the protein MVTLNPTHPPRLGGPQSQVRLWPGLIQHYREWLPVSAATPIVTLHEGNTPLIPSPALSQRLGRDCQVYLKLDGLNPTGSFKDRGMTMAVSKAKEAGAEAIICASTGNTSAAAAAFAAKGGMRAYVLIPDGYVAKGKLAQTLMYGAEIIAIKGNFDRALEMVRQISEHYPIALVNSVNRFRLEGQKTAAFEVVDALGDAPDWLCIPVGNAGNITAYWMGFSQYFQQGKATQRPRLHGFEAAGAAPIVLNRVVEHPETVATAIRIGNPASWVKAKASVQVSGGQVDSVTDEEILAAYRLLAAEEGVFCEPASAASVAGLLKWRDQVPVGARVVCVLTGNGLKDPDTATQQGQTQIHTGVEADPATVARLMGF